The window AATTTACGCCGAGTAAATTTCGTATATATCACTATTTTTTTGCGTTTTTACACAGCCTGGGTCGGGTGTGACTATTTTCAGGGTCAGCAATTTTACTTGTTATTTAAGACCTTTCTTCAATTTACTAGGCTGCCTAACCCGATTTTGACCAGCAATACTAAGCAGCCGAAGAAACTTTGGACATTCAAAATGGTTAGGAGCTTTGCATACGGCAGCATGTAGCAGCCCATCACGCATAGCAGTCATCTCCTTAATTTTTTGGTCTAGGTCATTGGCTTTTTCTGTAAGTAGCATTCGGTTAATGACAGGCCCGTCTGGAGTAAACATCTCATAAATTTCCTCCAGTGAAAATCCAGCATTACGTCCCAATGATATTAATGCCAGCCGTTCTAAAACATTTGCGTGGAATAATCTGCGCAAGCCATTCCGACCATAGGATTTGATTAGACCTTTTTCTTCATAATATCTTAAGGTTGAAGCCGGCAACCCTGATGCTTTTGCAACTTCACCAA is drawn from Methylotenera versatilis 301 and contains these coding sequences:
- a CDS encoding helix-turn-helix domain-containing protein, which codes for MDIGEVAKASGLPASTLRYYEEKGLIKSYGRNGLRRLFHANVLERLALISLGRNAGFSLEEIYEMFTPDGPVINRMLLTEKANDLDQKIKEMTAMRDGLLHAAVCKAPNHFECPKFLRLLSIAGQNRVRQPSKLKKGLK